The sequence atcaagtctccaccatcctcccactcaattctcgagacaaacctttcctcgagaaaggacccgattcaagaaacaatccctattgctttccgatctgaattaggaggtatacccaactgttttgggtgtcctatgaagatgcattttatccgctttgggttcgagcttatcaacctgaaaccttttcacataagcgtcgcagccccaaacttttaagaaacgacaacttaggtttctccaaaccatagttcaaacggtgtcgtctcaacggaattatgtggtgccctattaaagtgagtgcggttgtctctaatgcctaacccatgaacgatagtggtaattcgataagagacatcatggtacgcaccatgtccaatagggtgcaactatgatgttcggacacaccatcacactatggtgttccaggcggtattaattgtgaaacaatttccacaatgacttaattgcgtgccaaagctcgtaactcagatactcatctctatgatcatatcatagacattttatcctcttgtcacaatgatcttcaacttcactctgaaataacttgaaccattcaataattcagacttgtgtttcatcaagtaaatatactaaacatctactcgaatcatctgtgaagtaagaacataacgatattcactacatgcctcagcactcattggactgcacacatcaaaatgtgttacttccaacaagttgctatcttgttccatcttactgaaaacgaggctttttagtcatcttgcccatgtggtatgatttgcatatctcaagtgattcaaaatcaagtgagtccaaacgatccatctgcatggagtttcttcatgcgtatacaccaatagacatggttcgcatgtctcaaacttttcaaaaccgagtgagtccaaagatccatcaacatggagcttcttcatgcgttttataccaatatggcttacatggcagtgccacaactaagtggtactatcattactatcttatatcttttggcatgaaaatgtgtatcactatgatagagattcaataaaccattcctttaggtgcaagaccattgaaggtattattcaaataaatagagtaaccattattctccttaaatgaataaccgtattgcgatagacataatccaatcatgtctatgctcaacgcaaacaccaaatgacaattattcaggtttaatactaatcttgatggtagagggagcgtgcgatgtttgatcacatcaaacttggaaacacttccaacacatatcgtcagctcacctttagctagtctccgtttattccgtagctcttttatttcgagttactaacacttagcaaccgaaccggtatctaataccctggtgctactaggagtactagtaaagtacacattaacataatgtatatccaatatacttctatcgaccttgccagccttctcatctaccaagtatctagggtaattctgctccagtggttgttccccttattacagaagcacttagtctcgggtttgggttcaaccttgggtttcttcactagagcagcagctgatttgccgtttcatgaagtatcccttcttgcccttgcccttcttgaaactagtggtttcactaaccatcaacaattgatgctccttcttgatttctactttcgcggtgtcaaacatcgcgaatacctcaaggatcatcatctctatccctgatatgttatagttcatcacgaagctctagcagcttggtggcaatgactttggagaaacatcactatctcatctggaagatcaactcccactcgattcaagtgattgttgcactcagacaatctgagcacaagctcaacgattgagcttttctcccttagtttgcaggctaagaaaatcgtcggaggtctcatacctcttgatgtgggcacgagcctgaaatcccaatttcagccctcgaaacatctcatatgttccgcgacatttcgaaaacgtctttggtgcctcaactctaaaccgtttaactgaactatcacgtagttatcaaaacgtgtatgtccgatgttcgcaacatccacaaacaacgtttggggttcagcacactgagcggtgcattaaggacataagctttctactgtctgcataatcgctactatcaactttcaactatagtttctctaggaacatgtctaaacagtggaactaaagcgcgagcttacgacataatttgcaaagatcttttgactatgttcaggataattaagttcatcttatgaactcccactcagatagacatccctctagtcatctaagtgattacatgatccgagtcaactaggccgtgtccgatcatcacgtgagacggactagtcatcatcggtgaacatcttcatgttgatcatatctactatacgactcatgctcgacctttctgtctcttgtgttctgaggccatgtctgtacatgctaggctcgtcaagtcaacctaagtgtttcgcgtgtgtaaatctggcttacacccgttgtatgtgaacgtaagaatctatcacacccgatcatcacgtggtgcttcgaaacgacgaactttcgcaacggtgcacagttagggggaacactttcttgaaattttaatgagggatcatcttatttactaccgtcgttctaagcaaataagatgcataaacatgataaacatcacatgcaatcaaaaagtgacatgatatggccaatatcattttgctccttttgatctccatcttcggggctccatgatcatcatcgtcaccggcatgacaccatgatctccatcatcgtgatctccatcatcgtgtctccatgaagttgtctcgccaacttattacttctactactatggctaccggttagcaataaagtaaagtaattacatggcgttgttcaatgacacgcatgtcatacaataaataaagacaactcctatggctcctgccggttgtcatactcatcgacatgcaagtcgtgattactattacaagaacatgatcaatctcatacatcacatatcattcatcacattcttcttggccatatcacatcacatagcataccctgcaaaaacaagttagacgtcctctaattgttgtttgcatgttttacgtggctgctatgggtttctagcaagaacgtttcttacctacgcaaaaccacaacgtgatatgccaattgctatttacccttcataaggacccttttcatcgaatccattccgactaaagtgggagagactggcacccgctagccaccttatgcaccaagtgcatgtcagtcggtggaacctgtctcacgtaagtgtacgtgtaaggtcggtccgggccgcttcatcccataataccgtcgaaacaagattggactagtaacggtaagcatattgaacaaaatcaacgcccacaactactttgtgttctactcgtgcaaagaatctacgcaatagacctagctcatgatgccactgttgggtaacgtagcagaaattcaaaattttcctacgagtcaccaagatctatctatggagagactagcaacgaggggaaggagagtgcatctacatatccttgtagatcgctaagcggaagcgttgaagagaacggggttgaaggagttgtactcgtcgtgatccaaatcaccggagatcctagtgccgaacggacggcacatccgcgttcaacacacatgcagcccggtgacgtctcccatgccttgatccagcaaggagagagggagaggttggggatgactccatccagcagcagtacaacggcatggtggtgatggaggagcgtggcaatcctgcagggcttcgccaagcaccgcgtgagaggaggaggacttgagagagggggagggctgcgccagaacttggttgaagctcccatgcgcctccccactatatataggggtggatgggtctggtttcttgccctccaagtccattggggcgttggcaaaggtgggaggaaagaaatcccatcatttccttccccaccggttgttatccccccttttaggAATCttaatcttatcccttcgggatatgatcttattccttctaaggggggatcttggtgcgccttgaccaggggtgtggggcctttcccccactacccacgttcatgtgcccccccatgcaggtgggtcccactccggaaccttctagaaccttcccgatacaataccgaaaaatcctgaacattttccggtggccaaaataggacttcccatatataaatatttaccttcggaccattccggaactcctcgtgacgtccgggatctcatccgggactccgaacaacattcggtaaccacatacaaacttcctttataaccctagcgtcatcgaaccttaagtgtgtagaccctacgggttcgggaaccatgcggacatgacctagacgttctccggccaataaccaacagcgggatctggatacccatgttggctcccacatgttccacgatgatctcatcggatgaaccacgatgtcaaggactcaatcgatcccgtatacaattccctttatctagcggtattgtacttgcccgagattcgatcgtcggtatgccgataccttgttcaatctcgttatcggcaagtctctttactcgttccgtaacacatcatccgtgatcaaccccttggtcacatcatgcacattatgatgatgtcctatcgagtgggcccagagatacctctccgtcacacggagtgacaaatcccagtctcgattcgtgccaacccaacagacactttcggagatacctgtagtgcacctttatagccacccagttacgttgtgacgtttggtacatccaaagcattcctacggtatccgggagttgcacaatctcatggtctaaggaaaagatacttgacatttagaaaagctttagcatacgaactacacgatctttgtgctaggcttaggattgggtcttgtccatcacatcattctcttaatgatgtgatcccgttatcaatgacatccaatgtccatggtcaggaaaccgtaaccatctattgatcaacgagctagtcaactagaggcttactagggacatggtgttgtctatgtatccacacatgtatctgagtttcctatcaatacaattatagcatggataataaacgattatcatgaacaaggaaatataataataactactccctccgttcctcaatataaggtgtattatttttccaaaaagtcaaacttctctaagtttgaccaagtttatagacaaaaatatcgatatctagaataccaaatcattatcactagattcatcatgaacTACATTTTTACTttttatatatttagtattataaatctttatatattttTCTGTAAAGTTAGTCAAATATAGACAAcagttgactttttgaaaaactaatacaccttatatttaggaacggagggagtaatttattattgcctctagggcatatttccaacagacagcGGGGGTAAACCCTATGTTGCTCATTTGAGCAGCCTTGGGCAGTGCAACTCAGGTGAACGGTGATGTTAGTTCACCAGTGTAGGCTAGCCGGGGCGGTGGCGCTAGGTATATCACAACGCCTTTCCCTTCCTCCCTCACGGCAGTGCTCTATCTGACCCCATCGGTAGCCAAGGAGATGGTGTCGTGGCACTGGTGCAACATACTTGTGCCCGGCCGACGGAGACAATGGCCACATCAACTAGAAAGGAATCAGAACAGTAGGATCTGCCCTAGGGGCAATGGGTCCTGATCTAAGATTTGCGGCGTGGCTCGTCTATCTGTGGCAACACATCATGGCAGCGAGCAGCGATGGTCAGTCGAGCGTGAGGTGGTGTGATGTGTGGCTCGTGGCTCTCTCCTATGACGACGCAACAGAGGTCGTGTGGCGGCATTCGGAAGCAATAAATATGATGGTGTCTTCTCCACCGATGAATTCTCCTTTGGTCAGATAGTTCTGTGTGACTGGGTCGATAGAGAGTTGGATGACGAATTGATGGTGGACATGGGGGTTGTTTTCTCGGGGTGAAAAATTCATGATTTATGGGTCCGAtgtcgcgcggggggggggggggggggggacaagtgGATATCAATTTCCTTCTATTTAGGCCCGACCTATCCCATGTGGTTGGATATAAGAAAGCACTACAATATTATCAGTTTTCCAAAAAAGAACGCATCCTCTTACCTCTCCCATTTGTTGTAATATTTCCCTATCTTGTGATAGAGTGTCAAATGGTGTATTAAAAGTGGGTGGCGGAAGACAAGCAACGACTATGGTTCTTGCAATCTCAACCGACTCTCTCGCCTTCAACCTACCGTGGCAGGGAGGACTCGGGTCCTTCTTTCCATGTTAAGAAGTTACATTAGTATGAATTTATAGTTTATGTCGGCAACGCTCGGGCGAAGAGTGTGATGCCGCTGAGAACAAATTTCGTTTGATTCTTCTCTTGCCGTGATGTTGCTTTACCGGGTAACGATCGTGGAGCTAGGGATGCCTTGTCTCCGCAGGTTCTATCTGGTAGAATTTGAGTTTTTGTCCTCACAAATGTGTTCATGCCCATGTTATGAGTTTGGGCTAGTATCTGGTGCTTTTTTTTGTATGATCTTTTGTGGATTTGGAGAGCTTCTATGCTATTTTGGTTAAGATTCTGTGGTTCAAATACATGTACTTTTCGCTTCCCATCTTTTTGGATGGCCAGCTCATGGTCTGATCGCAGTGTCTTTATTGAATCTTTGACAATATTTCATATTGCAAAGATTGCGACCATGAAGAATAAGCCTCCGAGAGATTTCATTGTGATTCTTATTCATAAGAGTTACTTGTGTAATTCCTTAGGTTTATGATCCAAAGCATATTGTGCATGTACTGGCTGTCAAGTTTGAATAAAGGTACATGGAATTTAAAGAAAAGCAACAACAAAGCACCAAAATAACTTCTACATGAGAGAGAAGGCCGGGCGGCTgggcttggtggcagcagcgggATGGCACCGACGGGAGGCTGCGACAAAGAATTCTTTGAGCCAATTTGAGTTGATTTCTCCTAGGAAAGCGGCGGTTTTCTTCTAAAACCTCCACAGCTGGCCTTTTAGTGTTGTCTATAATTATTTTGCCAAAAACCGACTCCATGGATCAACTATAGGAATTCTTATACTGAAGTAAAACAAGTCTGGAATTATGATAAAAGAAAATATTATCAATGTATTGTTGTGGCTCGTAGGGCAAAGGAAAAGTGTTCAAAATTGTTACTAGCAGGGGCGGCACCAGGAGTCTTCTTAGGTCTTCACATGAATATCAAAGATTTGGTGATGTGTGTGTATATTGTAGCTATATTTACTGTATATTGCTGGTATTTGCTGGTATTTAGTACAAACAAATTTCAATGAATACCATGCCGATGGTTCCTGCCTCCGTGACTGGTTACTAGTGCTTAAAAACTAGTGCAATGTTGCCTCAGGCATCCACCACTTTCTCCCTTCCCTTGGTATTTTTCgtcaaagggtgaattttattagCTTAAAATAAAGCATCAAGTGAATACAAACAtaatgagcacacacccggcctctgcatagctaagatgcacacagccaacacacaCTAAACACgtcggcaaatagcaaagtcatacaagaccaaagctatgccttagcatggaaaaagaagaagaaaaaagccgAAGCGATCAACATAGCGATCGAAAAAAGTCAAttatgtgttgtcgccaccacttttccgcGATCCCAACAGCTGCATACACTGCTGCTGCACAACCTTACCCTCTGCGTTGAACCGCCGTCCATAGATTGTGTCTCATCCCTTGGGTATACTAGCCAAAAAGTAATAAACGCGGAAGGACACAAAATCTATGCATGTAAGATATAACTCTCATTCCAGATTACATAAGTATACCATTGGTCCTGGATGTGCATAGTTTTTTtaggaaaaacttccaatctattcatcttcaatcataacagtacaacgaataccagaaagtGCATAGTTGTAAGTGGGTCAGAAACAATCGACCTTAGAACACCTCATCCCGTGACTTCCGTCCGTAGGCCGAGCTCCTTACGGCCCCCCGTAAGTCTAGCATTTTTGGTGGCCGTGGATATGCTGGATTGTGTGAGGGGAGGTTATTTCCGTACACCGGCGACTCCGGACCATCATCAACGAACGCACTTTTGGATCTGTTCATCGCCTTATCAAACCCTAGTATCCATTTCATTGCTGTGCTGCGCTCCCCGAACGGAGGAGGGGACGGGATCACAGCCCCGGCGCCATTACCGGTGTCGACGACATGCCCTGCAAAGAGGACCGCGTGCGACTCCTCCTCCACTATGCAGTAGGCGAACGGGTGGTCGGCCACGAAGCCCACCACCGGCGGCCGGAACAGAGAGCACGTCAGAGGAGCGATCGCGGCGGCTCTGGTTCCTTCCTCGAGCTCGTTCACCTCAATGACGGCCTTGTGGAAGACGTCCTGCACCTGCACGTGCATGCCCTTCATCATCATCTCCGAGAGGTCGGCGCCTTCGCCGAAAGGAAGAGCAAGCCCCAGGTCCTTGAGCACGTCGGTGACGCTGCCCTCGAAGGTGAGCTCGAACTTGGGCACCCCGAACTCGACGACGACGGCCATGCTCGTCGGCAGGTGCTCGCGCAGGAAGCCTGGCGACGTCATCTTCTCCAGCAGGCTCCCCAGGCCGTCGCACGCGTTCGGGAGGAAGATGCACATGCTGGTGTAGGGCGGTGAGCTGCTCTTGTAGCGTAGCTTGAGCACCTTGAAGCTGCCGTGCTCGGCGATGTAGTGGTGCTCGTAGTTGGACATGAAGGGGACGTCGACGGCGGTGCCGTCCAGCCGGTAGAAGGGCCTGTTCTTGGTCGAGCTCTCGTAGAACGGCAGGCTCCACTTGCCCCTGAAGTAGATGACGTTGGCCCTCAACTCCTACTCCCGCCGATTTCCATTGCTTTATCTCATCAAGGATAATAAGCACTAGTCTAGTGTCCGATCTAACTTGGTTGTCTCTATGGAACACCCTAGCGTTCCTTTGCTTCCAGAGGTGCCATGCGGTAGCGATGACAGAGGAGTCGAAACCTCTCTTGATCTTCCCATGAAAGGAGGCACGCGTCCTCCCCCACCATGCCATGAATGAGTCGTCTTGGCTTGGGGTCTGAATGTTGACTTGTAGGGCCTCGAGGCATCCGTGCCGTACCTGTCCTGCGTAGACGCACTGGGTCACGATGTGATCCACATTGTCCTCTTCCTGTTCGCACGTGAAGCAAGGCGAAGTGGTCTCTTGTAGACGCACTGGGCCAAGACGGTCGAAAATGATTATAAGATTTTCCGGCCGCGCCAAAATCGCTCCGGCGAAAAGCAATGCGGGGTTCGAAACTAAAATCGAAAATGAAAAATATGTGGAGACGCGGCCACTCCTCTCCCCCGATGCGCCGCCGCCCCCCGTCCCCACTGCTCCGCCTCCGCTCCCAGCCTCTCCCCCTCGGCGTTCGCGCCTCCGGATCGAAGCCCACGACGGCGGCGTTCCCAGATCGGCGACGCGCCACCCCTGGCTCGTCGTCACCGCTGACCGCCGCGTCCTCGTCATCGTAAAGGAAGCGCGGCTTCCAGCCGGCGGCGACGCGAAGAAGCTGCTCCTGCTCCCGCGGCTGACGGCGGCGGCCGTGACGAAGCTGCTCCTGCTCCAGAGGGGCGCCTCTGCCCCCGCGTGTTCCACCGGGAGAGGAGAGGATCTTCTTCTTCTCGGGCGACGAcgcatcctcctcctccgccgccctgcgTACATGGGCGCTCACCACGGAAGGTACAGCGCGCGCTCCGCTTCTTCCGCTGGCCGCTGCCATCTCCGCAGCGGATGATGTTTGCCTCTTGCTGCCCAATCCCGGGCGACCGCAGGGGAGGTACCGCTGGAGCTCAATCTGGCGTTCAACGGCGCGGACATCCCCTGTGGGTTTCGGCTGGGCGGGCATCTCCTACTCTTCCCGGACCTCATGGTCCAGGTCCAGGTCCtgtcctctccctccccctccccctccccctcccccttctccaTTCTAGAACCCACTGCTCCTTCTCGACTGGATTATTGCCTGTCGACTGAATTCCTTGCCCCACCCATAATTTTCAGTGACTAATCCCTATTATTGTGTGCAGCACAAGTCTGCCCTACATGATGCCCGGCAGCCTCACCAAGCCGCAGAGACGGTAATTAAGGTCCATTTCCGAGCTCCCCACAAACCCCTCCTCCCTAGCAGGATGCATGCATGTGCAACAGACTGAAACAAACAGCCTACACTGTCCTCAAGTGAAGTCccctgtttcttcttcttctttcacaGCTCTGCACTCCAACAGCTTGCACGGCTCCGTCACCGCCGAGATCATCAACTGCGCCAAGCCGGGTGCAATTTATGCGTGCCACCAGTATGCCATCTAGTTCTTTTTATGCTACTTCATTGGGTTTGTTTTGTTTGCTTGGTTGTAGGTTGATGAATAAGGCTGCTGAAAAATAAAATTCGGGTGTTTTGGTTGTGCATCTGTTCAGTTATCTGAGCCAACTCTACCTGCTGAGATTATTATTGGTGTGGGCAACCACCAGTACGTGTATGAGCAGCTTAAGGTTATCCTTATGCATGATTGTGTGCTGTCCATCATGATGGCCGGACTCGTTCATGAATGTCGATCTTTCCCACCGCAGGGGAGATGCACATTTTGAAGCCATGACTTCCCTTTTTCTGTTCTTGTGTACCACTCGGTGAAGTGGCCTGCACTCCTGTTCCTAAGAGTTTTTGAAATTTTGTATTTGGTTGCCATGCGAACCGAACTGGCCCGTACTCCTGTTCACCGGTCTTTTG comes from Triticum aestivum cultivar Chinese Spring chromosome 5B, IWGSC CS RefSeq v2.1, whole genome shotgun sequence and encodes:
- the LOC123114939 gene encoding putative serpin-Z8; the protein is MAWWGRTRASFHGKIKRGFDSSVIATAWHLWKQRNARVFHRDNQELRANVIYFRGKWSLPFYESSTKNRPFYRLDGTAVDVPFMSNYEHHYIAEHGSFKVLKLRYKSSSPPYTSMCIFLPNACDGLGSLLEKMTSPGFLREHLPTSMAVVVEFGVPKFELTFEGSVTDVLKDLGLALPFGEGADLSEMMMKGMHVQVQDVFHKAVIEVNELEEGTRAAAIAPLTCSLFRPPVVGFVADHPFAYCIVEEESHAVLFAGHVVDTGNGAGAVIPSPPPFGERSTAMKWILGFDKAMNRSKSAFVDDGPESPVYGNNLPSHNPAYPRPPKMLDLRGAVRSSAYGRKSRDEVF